In a genomic window of Alcanivorax sp.:
- a CDS encoding LysR family transcriptional regulator: MQNLNDLYYFAQSVTHGGFAPASRAIGVPKSKLSRRVAALEERLGVRLINRSTRRFSITEIGETFYEHCKAMLVEAEAAQEAIDSVQSEPRGVIRMTCPITLLHVHIGAFLADFMARYPKITISLEATNRRVDVLNEGIDVAVRVRPPPLEVKDLELKVLSDRGLALVASPALIEKHGTPAAPADLHDWPSLSLTTTQTEHRWVLNGPDDSKAIIHHQPKLVTDDMIALRRVAMAGVGAVQLPVLTVQEQLESGELVHLLPDWQPHRDIIHVVYPCRRGMLPAVRTLIDELENYYISFDEE, encoded by the coding sequence ATGCAAAACCTTAATGACCTCTACTACTTCGCCCAGTCGGTCACCCATGGTGGTTTCGCCCCGGCCAGTCGCGCCATTGGTGTGCCCAAATCCAAACTCAGTCGTCGAGTAGCGGCGCTGGAAGAACGGCTCGGGGTGCGATTGATCAACCGATCGACCCGGCGCTTTTCCATTACCGAGATTGGCGAAACCTTCTACGAGCATTGCAAGGCCATGCTGGTGGAAGCGGAAGCGGCACAGGAAGCGATTGACAGTGTGCAGTCCGAGCCGCGCGGGGTCATTCGGATGACCTGCCCGATCACATTGCTGCACGTGCATATCGGCGCCTTTCTGGCAGATTTCATGGCTCGCTATCCAAAGATCACCATCTCTCTGGAAGCCACCAACCGTCGGGTTGATGTTCTTAATGAAGGGATAGATGTGGCGGTACGGGTTCGTCCGCCACCGCTGGAGGTAAAGGATCTGGAGTTGAAAGTGCTTTCTGATCGCGGACTGGCTCTGGTAGCCAGTCCTGCCCTGATCGAAAAGCATGGCACCCCGGCAGCCCCGGCAGATTTGCATGATTGGCCCAGTCTCAGTCTGACCACCACACAGACGGAGCATCGCTGGGTGCTGAATGGACCGGACGACAGCAAGGCAATTATTCACCATCAACCCAAACTGGTGACAGACGACATGATTGCCCTGAGACGGGTAGCCATGGCCGGTGTCGGGGCTGTGCAGCTACCGGTTCTGACGGTGCAGGAGCAGCTAGAGAGTGGAGAGCTGGTTCATCTGCTGCCGGATTGGCAACCTCATCGGGATATTATTCATGTGGTTTACCCTTGCCGCAGGGGCATGCTCCCGGCAGTGCGTACCCTGATAGATGAACTGGAAAATTACTACATCTCCTTTGACGAGGAATGA
- a CDS encoding NYN domain-containing protein, whose translation MTRIAVFADVQNIYYTTRQAYGRQFNYRGLWKQLSEQGEIVHAIAYATHRGDDGQTKFQDALKHIGFTVKLKPYIQRSDGSSKGDWDVGIAVDVMTLAPQVDTVVLLSGDGDFDVLLERINVAPGVRTEVYGVESLTARSLIDSASAYHPIGDDLLL comes from the coding sequence ATGACCCGCATCGCAGTCTTCGCCGACGTTCAGAACATCTATTACACCACCCGCCAGGCCTATGGCCGCCAATTCAATTACCGCGGTCTCTGGAAACAGCTTTCTGAGCAAGGTGAAATTGTTCATGCCATTGCCTATGCCACCCATCGTGGTGATGACGGACAGACCAAATTCCAGGATGCCCTCAAGCACATTGGTTTCACCGTAAAGCTCAAGCCCTATATCCAGCGCAGCGATGGTTCCAGCAAGGGCGACTGGGATGTGGGCATTGCCGTGGATGTGATGACTCTGGCGCCGCAGGTGGACACCGTGGTGTTGCTATCCGGTGATGGTGATTTTGATGTGCTGCTGGAGCGCATCAACGTTGCCCCCGGTGTGCGAACAGAGGTTTACGGGGTGGAATCGCTGACGGCGCGTTCCCTGATCGACAGCGCCTCGGCGTATCACCCGATCGGCGACGACCTTCTGTTGTAG
- a CDS encoding wax ester/triacylglycerol synthase family O-acyltransferase, whose product MARKLSIMDSGWLMMETRETPMHVGGLALFAVPEDAPSDYMESVYRYMVEVDGVCRPFSQKIQSRLPGRLDATWVDDKNFDIDYHVRHSALPRPGRVRELLALVSRLHAQRLDPSRPLWESYLIEGLEGNRFALYTKMHHSMVDGMAGMHLMQSRFASSADERLPAPWSGEWDSRKKPRKKNVAVAAKAGVLDGMGSVRRGAGQLVDLLRLPKESNVKTIYRAPKTVLNRRVTGARRFAAQSWSLPRIKAAAKKHNGTVNDIFLAMCGGAMRRYLESLDALPAEPLVAQVPVSLRSADQAEGGGNAITTVQVSLATHIASPLGRLVAIQESMQAVKTRLGEMQKADIDVYTVMTNMPLSLGQVTGLSGRVSPMFNLVISNVPGPKETLYFNGAELLASYPVSLVLHGYALNITVVSYKDSLEFGVIGCRDTLPHIQRFLDYFEASLAELE is encoded by the coding sequence ATGGCGCGAAAATTATCCATTATGGATTCCGGCTGGCTGATGATGGAAACCCGCGAGACGCCCATGCATGTGGGGGGGCTGGCCCTGTTCGCGGTGCCGGAGGATGCCCCTAGCGACTACATGGAAAGCGTCTATCGCTACATGGTTGAGGTGGATGGGGTGTGCCGGCCCTTCAGTCAGAAGATCCAGTCCCGCCTGCCGGGTCGGCTGGATGCGACCTGGGTGGACGACAAGAATTTTGATATCGATTACCACGTGCGCCATTCGGCGCTGCCGCGTCCGGGGCGGGTGCGGGAGTTGCTGGCGCTGGTGTCGCGCCTGCATGCCCAACGTCTGGATCCGAGTCGGCCCCTGTGGGAGAGCTATCTGATCGAAGGGTTGGAAGGCAACCGCTTCGCCCTTTACACCAAGATGCACCATTCTATGGTGGATGGCATGGCCGGTATGCATCTGATGCAGTCGCGCTTTGCCTCCAGTGCCGATGAGCGTCTGCCGGCACCCTGGTCCGGGGAGTGGGACAGCCGTAAAAAGCCGCGTAAGAAAAACGTGGCCGTGGCCGCCAAGGCGGGTGTGCTGGATGGCATGGGCAGTGTGCGCCGGGGTGCCGGGCAACTGGTGGATCTGCTGCGTTTGCCCAAAGAAAGCAACGTGAAAACCATCTACCGGGCTCCGAAGACAGTCCTGAATCGTCGCGTCACTGGCGCCCGCCGATTTGCCGCCCAGTCCTGGTCGCTGCCGCGTATCAAGGCTGCCGCAAAAAAGCACAACGGCACCGTCAACGACATTTTTCTGGCCATGTGTGGTGGCGCCATGCGTCGTTACCTGGAATCGCTGGATGCCTTGCCCGCGGAGCCGCTGGTGGCTCAGGTGCCGGTGTCACTGCGTAGCGCTGACCAGGCCGAAGGCGGCGGCAATGCCATCACCACAGTGCAGGTGAGCCTGGCCACCCACATTGCCAGCCCGCTGGGGCGGCTGGTTGCCATTCAGGAATCCATGCAGGCGGTGAAAACCCGTCTGGGTGAAATGCAGAAGGCGGATATCGACGTCTATACGGTGATGACCAATATGCCTCTCTCGCTGGGGCAGGTGACGGGCCTGTCGGGCAGGGTCAGCCCCATGTTCAATCTGGTGATCTCCAATGTGCCGGGGCCGAAGGAAACCCTGTATTTCAACGGCGCGGAGTTGCTGGCCTCTTACCCGGTGTCCCTTGTGCTGCACGGTTACGCGCTGAATATCACCGTGGTGAGCTACAAGGACAGCCTGGAATTCGGGGTCATCGGTTGTCGCGATACCCTGCCGCACATCCAGCGTTTCCTGGATTATTTCGAGGCCTCGCTGGCAGAGCTGGAATAA
- a CDS encoding pirin family protein → MKQILGIYSAPNPHWVGDGFPVRSLFSYDSHGKQLSPFLLLDYAGPAHFPPASKPRGVGQHPHRGFETVTIVYKGEVAHQDSTGEGGIIGPGDVQWMTAGAGILHEEFHSHAFTESGGELEMVQLWVNLPARDKTR, encoded by the coding sequence ATGAAACAGATTCTTGGCATCTACTCCGCGCCCAACCCCCACTGGGTGGGCGACGGTTTCCCGGTTCGCTCGCTGTTTTCCTACGACAGCCATGGAAAACAGCTGAGCCCGTTCCTGCTGCTCGACTATGCCGGTCCGGCCCATTTCCCGCCAGCCAGCAAACCCCGGGGCGTCGGCCAGCACCCGCATCGGGGCTTCGAGACGGTGACCATCGTCTACAAGGGCGAGGTTGCCCACCAGGATTCCACCGGCGAAGGCGGCATCATAGGCCCGGGCGATGTCCAGTGGATGACCGCTGGTGCCGGCATCCTCCATGAAGAATTCCACTCTCACGCTTTTACCGAGTCTGGCGGAGAACTGGAAATGGTTCAGTTATGGGTCAATCTGCCCGCGCGGGACAAGACAAGATGA
- the recA gene encoding recombinase RecA, translating to MSDKGKALSAALSQIERQFGKGSVMRMGDRKRERMPSISTGSLGLDIALGIGGLPKGRIVEIYGPESSGKTTLTLSVIAQAQKKGATCAFVDAEHALDPDYAEKLGVNVDDLIVSQPDTGEQALEITDMLVRSGAVDVVIVDSVAALVPKAEIEGEMGDAHVGLQARLMSQALRKITGNVKNANTLVVFINQIRMKIGVMFGNPETTTGGNALKFYSSVRLDIRRIGAVKQGDEVTGNETRVKVVKNKVSPPFRQAEFQILYGQGINQLGEVLDLGVQQGLVDKSGAWYAYKGDKIGQGKQNACDFLRENPAIAEEIEQEIRARLLPDPSEAPAAKEEEAEVGNE from the coding sequence ATGAGCGATAAAGGTAAGGCGCTGTCTGCGGCGCTGTCACAGATCGAGCGTCAATTCGGCAAGGGTTCCGTCATGCGCATGGGCGATCGCAAGCGCGAGCGCATGCCGTCCATTTCCACCGGCTCTCTGGGACTGGACATCGCTCTGGGGATTGGCGGTCTGCCGAAAGGGCGTATCGTGGAAATCTACGGGCCGGAATCCTCCGGTAAAACCACCCTGACTCTCAGTGTGATTGCCCAGGCGCAGAAAAAAGGCGCCACCTGTGCCTTTGTGGATGCAGAGCACGCGCTGGACCCGGATTACGCGGAAAAACTGGGCGTCAATGTGGATGACCTGATCGTGTCCCAGCCGGACACCGGCGAGCAGGCGCTGGAAATCACCGACATGCTGGTACGTTCCGGCGCCGTGGATGTGGTGATCGTGGATTCCGTGGCGGCCCTGGTGCCCAAGGCGGAAATCGAAGGTGAAATGGGCGATGCCCATGTGGGTCTGCAGGCTCGTCTGATGAGTCAGGCCCTGCGCAAGATCACCGGTAACGTGAAAAATGCCAATACTCTGGTGGTGTTCATCAACCAGATCCGTATGAAGATCGGTGTGATGTTCGGTAACCCGGAAACTACCACCGGCGGTAATGCCCTCAAGTTCTACTCCTCCGTGCGCCTGGATATTCGTCGCATCGGGGCAGTGAAACAGGGGGATGAAGTCACCGGTAACGAAACCCGGGTCAAGGTGGTGAAGAACAAGGTATCACCGCCGTTCCGTCAGGCCGAGTTCCAGATTCTTTACGGCCAGGGGATCAACCAGCTGGGCGAAGTCCTGGACCTGGGTGTGCAGCAGGGGCTGGTGGATAAATCCGGTGCCTGGTATGCCTACAAGGGCGACAAGATCGGCCAGGGCAAACAGAACGCCTGTGATTTCCTGCGGGAGAACCCGGCCATCGCCGAGGAAATCGAGCAGGAAATCCGTGCCCGCCTGCTGCCTGATCCCAGTGAGGCTCCGGCTGCCAAGGAAGAGGAAGCTGAAGTCGGTAATGAGTGA
- a CDS encoding pirin-like C-terminal cupin domain-containing protein, which yields MPRWPCSPKGQHLCLEANGPARILIILSGEPIAEPIVGYGPFVMNTQQEIRDAVRDFNSGTFGKIDRK from the coding sequence ATGCCCAGATGGCCCTGCTCTCCCAAGGGACAGCACCTTTGTCTGGAGGCCAACGGGCCGGCCCGCATACTCATCATCCTCAGTGGCGAGCCCATTGCAGAGCCCATCGTCGGCTACGGACCCTTTGTGATGAATACACAACAGGAAATTCGCGACGCTGTCCGCGATTTCAATAGCGGCACCTTCGGAAAAATAGATCGTAAATGA
- a CDS encoding bifunctional O-acetylhomoserine aminocarboxypropyltransferase/cysteine synthase, with protein MKMETLAVRAGFQVDPTTKAVVTPIYQTTSYAFDNTQHGADLFDLKVPGNIYTRIMNPTNAVLEERVAAMEGGVGALAVASGMAAIEYALETITEVGDNIVTTSKLYGGTYNFFAHSLPRRGIEARFVSHDDFDALAASIDDNTKAVFCESVGNPAGNIVDIERLAEVAHQAGVPLIVDNTVATPYLWRPIEHGADIVVHSLTKYMGGHGNSVAGVIVDSGKFPWTKHKERFRVLNEPDPSYHGVVYTEALGEAAFIGRARVAPLRNTGAALSPFNTFLILQGIETLPLRMDRHCENAQKVAEFLRDHPQVNWVNYAGLPESPDNELAQKYMNGRASGILSFGIEGGQEAGAKFIDALQLILRLVNIGDARSLACHPASTTHRQLDDKELANAGVSREMVRLSIGIEHIDDILADISQALDAAR; from the coding sequence ATGAAGATGGAAACCCTTGCCGTGCGTGCCGGCTTTCAGGTGGACCCCACCACCAAGGCGGTGGTGACGCCGATCTACCAGACCACGTCCTATGCCTTCGACAACACCCAGCACGGTGCGGATCTGTTTGACCTGAAGGTGCCCGGGAATATTTATACCCGCATCATGAACCCCACCAATGCGGTGCTGGAAGAACGGGTCGCAGCCATGGAAGGGGGCGTCGGCGCCCTGGCGGTGGCCTCCGGCATGGCCGCCATCGAGTATGCGCTGGAAACCATTACCGAAGTCGGCGACAACATCGTCACCACCAGCAAACTCTACGGTGGCACCTACAACTTCTTTGCGCACAGCCTGCCGCGCCGCGGCATTGAAGCACGCTTTGTCAGCCATGATGATTTCGATGCGCTTGCCGCATCCATTGATGACAACACCAAGGCCGTCTTTTGCGAATCTGTGGGCAACCCCGCCGGCAATATTGTCGACATTGAACGCCTGGCCGAAGTGGCCCATCAGGCCGGCGTACCACTTATCGTCGACAATACCGTGGCCACGCCCTACCTGTGGCGGCCCATCGAGCACGGTGCGGATATCGTGGTCCACTCGTTGACCAAATATATGGGCGGGCACGGCAACTCCGTTGCAGGGGTGATTGTGGATTCCGGGAAATTCCCCTGGACCAAACACAAAGAGCGTTTTCGGGTACTGAACGAACCCGATCCGTCCTACCACGGTGTGGTCTACACCGAAGCCCTCGGTGAAGCGGCCTTCATCGGCCGTGCCCGGGTGGCACCATTACGCAACACCGGCGCGGCCCTGAGCCCGTTCAATACCTTCCTGATTCTGCAGGGTATCGAAACCCTGCCGCTGCGCATGGATCGCCACTGCGAAAACGCCCAGAAAGTTGCCGAGTTCCTGCGCGACCACCCCCAGGTCAACTGGGTGAACTACGCAGGTCTGCCGGAAAGCCCGGACAATGAACTGGCGCAAAAATACATGAATGGTCGCGCGTCCGGGATTCTCAGCTTCGGCATTGAGGGCGGGCAGGAAGCCGGCGCCAAATTCATTGATGCGCTGCAACTGATCCTGCGACTGGTGAACATCGGCGATGCCCGTTCGCTGGCCTGTCACCCGGCCTCCACGACCCATCGTCAGCTGGATGACAAGGAACTGGCCAACGCCGGCGTCAGCCGCGAAATGGTGCGCCTGTCCATCGGTATCGAGCACATTGACGATATCCTGGCAGACATCAGCCAGGCCCTGGACGCCGCACGCTAA
- the alaS gene encoding alanine--tRNA ligase, which yields MKSAELRQAFLDYFASQGHTKVPSSSLVPHNDPTLLFTNAGMNQFKDVFLGRESRDYTRATSSQRCVRAGGKHNDLENVGYTARHHTFFEMLGNFSFGDYFKREAIKFAWEFLTGTLGLPEERLWVTVHVSDDEAADIWLKEMGVSAERFSRLDEDNFWQMGDTGPCGPCSEIFYDHGADVPGGPPGSENDDLDRYIEIWNLVFMQYDRQQDGELKPLPKPSVDTGMGLERIAAVLQGVHSNYEIDLFQALLQAAAKATGCQDLEEKSLRVIADHIRSASFLICDGVIPSNEGRGYVLRRIIRRALRHGHKLGQDKPFFSTLVGALAEQMGDAYPELVREQARIEKALLAEEEQFGRTLAAGMKVLEAAITELDGKELPGEVLFTLYDTHGFPPDLTADVARERELTVDMAGFEKAMEAQRERARGAGSFANDYSDRLNIEAVTDFSGYEKLADDDKIVGLFKDGEAVDALQAGEEGMVVLASTPFYAESGGQVGDSGFLVQGDNRFAVSDTKKRQAAHVHLGKVESGNLKVGDTVSAYVDVERRRAIMRNHSATHLMHAALRDVLGEHVQQKGSLVAADYLRFDFSHGEAVSEAQREQIEILVNRQILANTPVTTELMDIEAAREAGAMALFGEKYDDQVRVLSMGSDGFSKELCGGTHVSRTGDIGLFRITLEASAAAGVRRIEAVTGEHALAVMRQQERALSEIAATVKSTPDNAAERVRSQAQKVRELEKEIERLKQKLASGAGSDLTDEVQEIAGVKVLATQLDGADGKTLRVTMDKLKDKLGSAIILLSAVDGDKVALVAGVTKDLTGRFKAGDLLKHVAEQVDGRGGGRPDMAQGGGNNPAALPAALESVKNWVSEQGA from the coding sequence ATGAAGAGTGCTGAACTACGCCAGGCCTTCCTGGACTACTTTGCCAGCCAGGGACACACCAAGGTGCCGTCCTCCTCGCTGGTGCCCCACAATGATCCCACCCTGCTGTTTACCAACGCGGGGATGAACCAGTTCAAGGATGTGTTTCTGGGCCGTGAGTCCCGGGATTACACCCGTGCTACCAGTTCCCAGCGCTGCGTGCGTGCCGGGGGCAAGCACAACGACCTGGAGAACGTGGGTTACACGGCGCGGCATCACACCTTCTTCGAGATGCTGGGCAACTTCAGCTTCGGCGACTACTTCAAGCGCGAAGCCATCAAGTTTGCCTGGGAATTCCTTACCGGCACCCTGGGGCTGCCGGAAGAGCGCCTGTGGGTCACCGTGCATGTCTCCGATGACGAAGCGGCGGATATCTGGCTGAAGGAAATGGGCGTCAGCGCCGAGCGTTTCTCCCGTCTGGACGAAGACAACTTCTGGCAGATGGGCGATACCGGGCCCTGTGGCCCCTGTTCGGAAATCTTCTATGACCACGGGGCAGACGTGCCTGGTGGCCCGCCGGGTTCCGAGAATGACGATCTGGATCGTTACATCGAGATCTGGAACCTGGTGTTCATGCAGTACGACCGTCAGCAGGACGGCGAGTTGAAGCCACTGCCCAAGCCCAGCGTGGATACCGGCATGGGCCTGGAGCGCATTGCGGCGGTCCTGCAGGGCGTGCATTCCAACTACGAGATCGACCTGTTCCAGGCCCTGCTGCAGGCGGCGGCAAAAGCCACCGGTTGTCAGGACCTGGAAGAGAAATCCCTGCGGGTGATTGCCGACCACATCCGTTCGGCCAGCTTCCTGATCTGCGACGGGGTGATCCCGTCCAACGAAGGTCGTGGCTATGTGCTGCGCCGCATCATTCGCCGGGCTCTGCGTCATGGCCACAAGCTGGGCCAGGACAAGCCGTTCTTCTCCACCCTGGTGGGCGCGCTGGCGGAACAGATGGGCGATGCCTATCCGGAGCTGGTCCGCGAACAGGCCCGTATCGAGAAGGCGCTGCTGGCAGAAGAAGAGCAGTTTGGCCGCACCCTGGCCGCTGGCATGAAGGTGCTGGAAGCGGCCATTACCGAGCTGGACGGCAAGGAACTGCCCGGCGAGGTGCTGTTCACTCTCTATGACACCCATGGTTTCCCGCCGGATCTCACCGCCGATGTGGCCCGCGAGCGGGAGCTGACGGTGGACATGGCCGGTTTTGAAAAAGCCATGGAAGCCCAGCGTGAGCGTGCCCGTGGTGCCGGTAGTTTTGCCAATGATTACAGCGACCGTCTCAATATCGAGGCGGTGACCGATTTCTCCGGTTACGAAAAACTGGCGGACGACGACAAGATCGTCGGCCTGTTCAAGGACGGCGAAGCGGTGGACGCCCTCCAGGCCGGTGAAGAAGGCATGGTGGTACTGGCCAGCACGCCATTCTATGCGGAATCCGGTGGCCAGGTGGGCGACAGTGGTTTCCTGGTGCAGGGCGACAACCGTTTCGCGGTGTCCGATACCAAGAAGCGCCAGGCGGCCCATGTGCACCTGGGCAAGGTGGAAAGCGGCAACCTGAAGGTGGGCGATACCGTGTCCGCCTACGTGGATGTGGAGCGTCGTCGCGCCATCATGCGAAATCACTCCGCCACCCACCTGATGCACGCAGCCCTGCGCGACGTGCTCGGTGAGCATGTGCAGCAGAAGGGCTCGCTGGTGGCCGCGGACTATCTGCGCTTTGACTTCTCCCATGGTGAAGCGGTGAGCGAAGCCCAGCGCGAACAGATTGAGATTTTGGTGAACCGCCAGATTCTGGCCAACACCCCGGTGACCACCGAATTGATGGATATCGAAGCCGCCCGGGAAGCCGGCGCCATGGCCCTGTTCGGCGAAAAGTACGATGATCAGGTGCGCGTGTTGAGCATGGGCAGTGACGGTTTCTCCAAGGAGCTGTGCGGTGGCACCCACGTGAGCCGCACCGGCGATATCGGGTTGTTCCGTATTACCCTGGAAGCCTCCGCTGCGGCCGGTGTGCGGCGCATCGAAGCGGTCACCGGTGAGCATGCCCTGGCCGTGATGCGTCAGCAGGAGCGGGCGCTCAGCGAGATTGCCGCGACGGTGAAAAGTACCCCGGACAACGCCGCCGAGCGGGTGCGCAGCCAGGCGCAGAAAGTGCGCGAGCTGGAAAAGGAAATCGAACGCCTCAAGCAAAAGCTGGCCAGCGGTGCCGGCAGCGACCTCACCGATGAGGTGCAGGAAATTGCCGGCGTGAAAGTGCTGGCGACCCAGCTGGACGGTGCCGATGGCAAGACCCTGCGGGTCACCATGGACAAGCTGAAAGACAAGCTGGGCTCGGCGATTATCCTGCTGTCCGCCGTGGATGGCGATAAAGTGGCTCTGGTGGCGGGTGTCACCAAGGACCTCACCGGCCGCTTCAAGGCCGGTGATCTGCTCAAGCATGTGGCCGAGCAGGTGGACGGTCGCGGCGGTGGCCGCCCGGACATGGCCCAGGGCGGGGGTAACAACCCTGCAGCCCTGCCGGCGGCCCTGGAAAGCGTGAAAAACTGGGTGTCCGAACAGGGGGCGTAA
- the rnk gene encoding nucleoside diphosphate kinase regulator, whose amino-acid sequence MNTLPPITVSTADRDRLFAVLDNFKGDSDQIDYLYNELARAQFVEADAMPEDVVTLGSRLRFRNEASGKEHERVLTLPHETQIVSDAISILTPAGAALLGLKVGDEIRWPHQGHFLRLQLLSVSRT is encoded by the coding sequence ATGAATACGCTACCCCCGATCACCGTCAGCACCGCCGACCGTGATCGCCTTTTTGCCGTGCTGGATAACTTCAAGGGCGACTCGGATCAGATCGATTATCTCTACAATGAACTGGCCCGCGCCCAGTTTGTTGAGGCTGATGCCATGCCGGAAGACGTGGTAACCCTGGGCAGCCGCTTGCGGTTTCGCAATGAAGCCAGCGGCAAGGAACACGAACGGGTACTGACCCTGCCCCACGAGACACAGATCGTCAGCGACGCCATTTCCATTCTTACCCCAGCCGGAGCGGCCCTGCTGGGCCTGAAGGTGGGTGACGAGATACGTTGGCCTCACCAGGGACATTTTTTGCGGTTACAGCTGCTGTCAGTAAGCCGGACATAA
- a CDS encoding regulatory protein RecX, whose protein sequence is MSEPLTESELRQRAVSLLARRDHARRELETKLRSKVGEHPALNTVMAWCEEHGFIDDRRFAGFFVRSRIERGQGALRIRQELQLKGVDNELIAQALEEAEVDWFALARDVRARRFRQYPGKDQKEKARQLRFLQQRGFDAEQSFAALDGSPDDEL, encoded by the coding sequence ATGAGTGAACCGCTCACTGAATCCGAACTGCGCCAGCGGGCTGTCAGCCTGCTGGCGCGTCGGGATCATGCCCGCCGCGAGCTGGAAACCAAGCTGCGCAGCAAGGTGGGTGAGCATCCGGCGCTTAACACCGTGATGGCCTGGTGTGAAGAACATGGCTTTATCGATGACCGGCGCTTTGCCGGTTTTTTTGTGCGCTCCCGGATTGAGCGAGGGCAGGGTGCATTGCGAATCCGCCAGGAGCTGCAACTCAAGGGCGTGGACAATGAACTGATTGCCCAGGCTCTGGAGGAGGCAGAGGTGGACTGGTTCGCCCTGGCCCGGGACGTGCGGGCCCGGCGCTTTCGTCAGTACCCGGGCAAGGATCAGAAAGAAAAGGCCCGCCAGCTCCGGTTCCTGCAACAGCGGGGTTTCGATGCTGAGCAGAGCTTTGCTGCACTGGATGGCTCACCGGACGACGAGTTGTAG
- a CDS encoding CinA family protein, which yields MHHDDIAQAARQLAEQLIQQSIMVVTAESCTGGGIAQTLTAIAGSSRWFERGFVTYSNEAKQDMLGVQAATLERTGAVSEDTALEMALGALRHSRGQVSMAVTGIAGPDGGTPDKPVGTVWIGWGQPNGHADAQCFHFPGDRNAVRQQTILEAIRGLNARLKSPQSFSSTGH from the coding sequence GTGCATCACGACGACATTGCCCAGGCCGCGCGGCAACTGGCAGAGCAGCTGATACAGCAGTCCATCATGGTGGTCACCGCTGAGTCTTGCACCGGTGGTGGCATTGCCCAGACGCTGACAGCCATTGCCGGTTCTTCCCGCTGGTTCGAGCGGGGCTTTGTAACGTACTCCAATGAGGCCAAGCAGGACATGCTCGGGGTGCAGGCCGCGACGCTGGAGCGCACCGGTGCAGTCAGTGAAGACACGGCGCTGGAGATGGCGCTCGGTGCGCTTCGTCATTCCCGTGGGCAGGTAAGCATGGCGGTGACCGGCATCGCCGGCCCGGATGGTGGCACCCCGGACAAGCCGGTGGGTACGGTCTGGATTGGCTGGGGGCAGCCGAATGGGCATGCCGACGCGCAATGTTTCCATTTTCCGGGTGACCGGAATGCCGTCCGTCAGCAGACTATCCTGGAAGCCATTCGGGGCTTGAATGCGCGCCTGAAGTCGCCACAATCGTTTTCATCCACCGGGCATTGA
- a CDS encoding sulfite exporter TauE/SafE family protein — MEYLSDPWLAAAMLGAGVLAGFINTLAGGGGLLILPLLMLSGMSAALANGTMRVGVLIQSVEAVRQFNKRGTMPFKPLPAILVPCLLGTLVGTLAASYLPESILKPVLLTTLVVVALIMVFKPNQLSPAADEVPLQPNDSVAGWLGLFFCGAYGGFVQAGVGFVLIAVLVGQLRYDMLRGNALKLAITGSFTVLALGIFVARDQVAWLPGLLVAAGTLLGVRLGVGFAHRVSPRVLKRILLVMVLAVCLAAAIKG; from the coding sequence ATGGAATACCTGTCTGATCCCTGGCTGGCGGCGGCCATGCTGGGTGCCGGTGTATTGGCCGGCTTTATCAACACCCTGGCCGGTGGTGGAGGTCTGCTGATCCTGCCGCTGCTGATGCTCAGCGGCATGAGTGCGGCGCTGGCCAATGGCACCATGCGGGTGGGGGTGCTGATTCAGAGCGTGGAGGCAGTGCGCCAGTTCAACAAGCGCGGCACCATGCCGTTCAAGCCGCTGCCGGCAATACTGGTGCCCTGTTTGCTGGGTACGTTGGTGGGTACCCTGGCAGCCTCCTATTTGCCGGAATCCATCCTCAAACCCGTATTGCTGACCACCCTGGTGGTGGTGGCCCTGATCATGGTGTTCAAACCCAATCAGTTGTCGCCGGCAGCGGATGAAGTGCCACTGCAACCCAACGACTCCGTGGCCGGCTGGCTGGGGCTGTTCTTCTGTGGTGCCTATGGTGGCTTTGTGCAGGCGGGGGTGGGCTTTGTACTGATCGCCGTGCTGGTGGGCCAGCTTCGCTATGACATGCTGCGCGGCAACGCCCTGAAACTGGCCATTACCGGCAGCTTCACCGTGCTGGCCCTGGGCATTTTCGTGGCCCGGGATCAGGTAGCCTGGCTACCCGGCCTGCTGGTAGCCGCCGGCACGCTGCTGGGCGTACGCCTGGGCGTGGGCTTCGCCCACCGGGTCTCGCCGAGAGTGCTCAAGCGCATTCTGCTGGTGATGGTGCTGGCGGTATGTCTGGCGGCGGCGATCAAGGGCTAG